GCCTACTGTCTGATATGGGGTCTTCAAAAAATCTCATCATTCATCTCACCTCCACAATATAACAATTGTTTTAATTAGAGATGCTTGGCTCACAGAGATATATGTAGAAATGTATCAGGGACTGACTGGTGAACTTGGTTGTGACAGTGAAGTAAGTGTGCTCTCTGAAAGAAAgacagtgatttattttattttttataaacgcCTGCTCAGAGAGCCCACATCCGCTCAGAAGTAATAGGTACTATCCTGTCTTAAAGCCACAAATGAAAACCGTTTGAGGACACTGAGTCAAATAAGTCAATATATAAAGTGAATACACCAACGGATGACTTTTATTTATATACAACGCCAAGAAACTTGTATGctgctgttttttgttgttgcttaggAACATCCACAGACAGGATCATATACTTTTATGTTGAGATTTTGCTGACAGCTAGTGGTTGATTTAGCAAATTGCTTTGCAGTGACTAAACTGTGAAGTGAAGTGATTGGTTGAAGAACTCCACGCTGATTTGCTAGAAGTCGTTGACCGTTTTACTCGTGATTCCTCCCACACCCGGATGTTGTGCTTTTTGATTGCTCGTATGCCGGTGATGGAAAGTTCTGATTCTTTACATGAGATGGTGTTTTGCACTAGTTTTggaaaataaatatgaaataaaTGGTATTTACTAGGTCAAGAGCATGCTGCGTGAGGGGAAAGAAGCGTGTCCCTTCGCAGAGGATAGTTTCAGCCGCTTTTTTTGTCCCAGAGTAACACATGTACGGACTCTGCTGGCTGGAGAGCAAGAGCTAACGTTGCTCACCGCTACTCTGAAAGGCAAAGTGGTCTGTTTCAGGTACCAATGCCTCCAACAGAAAATCAGACCTGTTGCTATAGAAGTACAGTTCACCTACATACCAGGTGAAGATGAGATAGCTCCGTAATGTATCCTGCTACTGTTACTTTATTGCTACTGGTGTTGCATACAAGTTAATCGATTCATACAAgttcaaaatgtgtgtgtgtgtgtgtgtgtgtgtgcgcgcgtgtgtgtacaAAATGTGTAACGTTAGTCAACTTGCTAATGTATGTCTGTCTCTTGAGTTGATGCAGAGATTGTATCAACTGATGCTATCAACAAATCCCCACCAAACAGGGTGGGCATAACGTCCATCAAGATATTCTTAAATGCCCTACTCTTCTCCTAATGAATGGATTTGTACACATATCCTACCCATACACATATCCTccatgggtcatgttcattaggcaacaCTGTAGGAAAACTGAAAGAAATCTTTTCTCATGTGCAAGTTCAGACAGTGCCTCCATGTTTCTATCTGTTTTGGGACATTTTCTTATGTTTCTTGACTACTGAACATAATATGACCCTGatcacttctttctctctctttggtagATGAAAGTGTATTCATCCGTCACTGTATCCATAACACTTGTCTTCACTCCTTTCCCCCCCAGGACTCTGGTGACAAAGCCACTCTTTCCTCAACATCTACTGTGACTACAAGCCATGGTCAGAGTTTAACCTGGAGTTCATTGCACACGAGTCATCTGTCACCCGCTGCAGCTGAATCACATAGAAGTTAACACACAATTCACTTCTGGTATTCACGTAGTTCTGCAGGGTTGTGTTAATTAAGAACACCATAGTAAAGTGTTTCAAAATGTTATACGACGGAAAACaagagtttcttattggacagtTCAGATAGTACCTCCCCCTTTCACTTTGTTATGAATAATTTTATTCTGTTTAGTGCCTAGTGAACATGAACCTGATTATAGCCTATTGCTTTGTCTTCTTAGAGAGCTGTCTgaacctggagctgtagttcacaCCCTTCCAGCTTTACCACAAAGAGTAAGTATTGTACACACTACcgtgacgcaatctcaattgcacttcacactgcccttttccactatgtgagaattctgttcattgactacagctcagcgttcaacaccatagtgcccacaaagctcatcactaagctaaggaccctgcgactaaacacctccctctgcaactggatcctggacttcctgacgggccgcccaaggtggtaaaggtaggcaacaacacatctgccacactgatcctcaacagtggggcccctcaggggtgtgtacatgtgtcccctcctgtactccctgttcacccatgactgcgtggctaaacacgactccaacaccatcattaagtttgctgacgacacaacagtggtaggcctgatcacagacaatgatgagacagcctatagggaggaggtcagaactggcagtgtggtgccaggacaacaacctctccctcaatgtgagcaagacataggagctgatcgtggactacaggaaaaggcgggccgaacaggcccccattaacatcgacggggctgtagtggagcgggttgagatttcaagttccttggtgtccacatcaccaacgaactatcatggtccaaacacaccaagatagtcgtgacgagggcacgacaaaaccttttcccccacaggagactgaaaagatttggcatggatccccagatcctcaaaaagttctacagctgcaccatcgagagcatcctgaccggttgcatcactgcctggtatggcaactgctcggcatctgaccgtaaggcgctacagacggtagtgcgtacggcaagcttcctgccatccaggacctatataataggcggtgttaGAAGAAAGCTCGTAAAAtcgtcagactccagtcacccaagtcatagactattttctctgctactgcacggcaagcggtaccggagcaccaagtctagggcCAAAAGActacttaacagcttctacccccaagccataagactgctgaacaattaatcaaatggccactggactatttacattgaataTATAAAAAAGCATGGCATGATGATACCATGTTTATCACTTCCTTACATTGTTAATGACATGAATAACAACAGTATATCCCTGTTCCAGAGTGCAGTGTGGAGATGGATGCAGTGAGACAGTGTTTCTGCTCAGTGGTCATGACCAGAGGATTCATCTTTACAAGGAGGTAAGcctatgtgcctgtgtgtgtgtgtacagtgagttTTGTAATGTTTGATGTGGGAGACGAGTAAACATCTTTTCTCTCCAATAGAACTCTTCCTTTCACCAAATTGAAGAGCAGCCAGTGGAGAGACTCATTCCTGAGCTGCCCAGCAAGTTAGTTTGTGTTCCCTCTGTCTGCTGTTGCctctcagttgtgtgtgtgtgtattcactgTTCCCTCTTTCTGCAGTGTGTTGTGGCTGGATGTGCTGAGTATCCCCGGCGGTCGTCGTCTCTCggccagctgtcagaacagctgcGTGGGCCTGGCTCTGGTGGACCAGACTGTACCTGGTGAGGACGGCCTATACACAACTTACAAACTACCCCATCATAGATTGCGCCCCAATTGGTactttattccctatttagtgctgtacttttgaccagcgtccatagggctttggtttaaagtagtgcactatatagggtaaagggtgccatttgcgacCTAACCTAACAGTGGCCACCTTGCTCACTCTCTCTTACTATGACTATACATAGCTAGCAAGGTAACAAAGGGGGTACTTTGAGTGGACTATCCCTTTCACCAAAAAAAGCAAGGCTGGATGTTTAGCTACATCACTTTGGAATGCATTGAATTCccgtgttttttggggggtttgttttTTTCCATTGTGTTCACCCATCCATCTTGTGTCTGTTTTTACATGCGTCTGCACGGATTAGAGGTTGTGTAGGTGTAGTAGGACATTCCCATCTCCACTGTGCTGCTCATCCCTCTGCATTCCAGGGCAGAGCCGGCCCGACCCGACAGGTTCGGAGAGGTGGGAGTGTACTGTATTTATGAGCAGCACCGCTATGACCTTTGACCTCTGGGTATGGTTGCGCCCAAATggcaaggaatagggtgccatttgggacacaacctatgATTTGCTGATGCATTTCCTTACAAAACTCTGGACATGTTCGAGAGCATCACATCACGACTGCAATCAATCTCAAACACCCACTTGGTTAACTCCCCTGTCTGAAATGAttagatgggaggagagagcatTTGGTCAGAACCAGAACCCCAATGGTAGGCTAGGGAGAGCTATTGGTATAttcagggatgcaaactagtcacctttcGGCGGAATTCACtgttttgaatccaaaataggtgaccTTCGTGATTCGTGTAGATCCGATGAGAAAAGTTTGGGCGATGGGGTGGCTTTGGATCACTACTGGCTGTATGCGAACGAGTGATGCGTGTTTGGAGcaatactggctgtatccaaggctcagccCATCGTTTACATAACAACAGAATGCAGCATGcgactgaagagagaagagacaaccaatTTGCTAATTATAGCATCAGAGCGCGCtctggaaagagaggagaggggaatggCAGTTTGCCAGCTACAGCAGCGCGTCTCCTGAACGATAACGAAgaggtaggtgagaagcctgaccatGGAGACGGGGGCGAGAAGGCGATGAAGCGTAtttcatgagctgtaaccgaaaaacaactggcatttggaaagtttgaggtgagggagaaagtgtggtggaacaagtattgTTACCATTGCTAGTTTGATCGAATTCTCCGTTAGCTAGTCAGacaaatgttgagcaacattagccagcttcactgatcaaataattgagtttatggtgtgaaaattagctggctaatgaagtcagacagctaacgttagctagcaaacgtTACAACATCAGGTGAGCGAACGTTActaacctaaccaattcgctatagtattaactggtatacAGCTCCTTGCCGTTCCTCAAGTTATAACGCGTTAGTTGCTTTCTGGACCCTGGCAATCcgtgaaatgttaactagctaacgaactaactactatctgtgaactaatgttttccctctacagtatgtggtcAATTTTCAGAATAagagaattaggtgaaaatgagTCGTTACTTGTTAAACGAGTGGATTCAGGGCtcaagtgtagctggagctgggcctggctttGGCTTAAGCTGGATGCCACTATAGAGTTGAAAGGAACATCACATACCTAACCTCTTTCTCACTTTTTCAGTACAGTGGTTATAAAGGGGTATGCCAGGTGTGctctctgcctgaaagagatcaatcatgccaacaaagggtatcatgctctgctggcacattgtagaacagatgtccacaggcatCTGTAATAATGTGCAGAGTAGCCCAAAtatattgtttttgttgtgttgaacttgacagttACACGTGTGAGTGAGGGGTGATTATATAATTATTAACTCGGGAACATTATTTTTGtacacatgtagccttgtgcacttgatcgatgtCTACTATAGTGACCACTATAATGGAGAaaaaatagaatgcctgtttgtttcattctatttctacttaaGATGTTTTTTCCCCAAGTGCAATATGTAGATGTGTggggtcacaagcgttctattataaaggctgtcatggctaactgcaatattagtgttttggtttttctcaagacttgagtgtcatttgTGGTAAATTCTAgacaacaaataacattggattgctttctttacattttttatctgtGAGTTAGGTTCACGAGACTGATCATGTTGATAATATTCTTTGTTatttaattagttaaaacctgtTTCAGTGCAAAAAAAAGTTAAACCTTTTTAGCCtctcaccagtttgcatccctgtaTATTGAAAATTCTATGTAGATGTGGGAAAGAGGGAATGTTTGCTTACACTGACAATCGTTGTGGAATTGTGAAAAAtcacaaaaaaatgaaatgtaataaTAGGATTAATTGAGAACAGCAACATAAAAAACACTTTTTCCAAACGTTGAGGTCGTTGGTTACAACCTCCTGGTGACCAGCACTATAGAGATGGCTGTTGTTTACAGGTCAGTATCACAGGCCTATTACAGACCTGCCAACATGCACGCATTTTGCGTACCGACTACGCAATTCTCTGTCCATGTACGCAGGTACGAGATCTGAGTTAAAAGTACGCAGAAATGAGTAGAGCCTGatttaaaataatttaaaaaaaaacattttaataaaaaataaatccactGAGTAAATCTAACATCCCGATTCTCAAgctgcaacacacagacatgtacggAGTTAGTGTCAACGGACATGGAGATTAATACATCATTATTCGACGTCGCTACCCCGTATCTGCCCCTCCTGTTTGTTGTGATGCTGAGTTTGCCGACTGTCAGCTGTACGTAAACACATGGACAAATCCCTTTTCGGCTATGTGTGTTGTGGAAAGGTAAACACAAAATGGttcaagctaacgttagcgaacATAAGATGGACATTCAGTGGACTCTAAAGTGCCAGCAGTTCACTCGCATTTGCTAGTGAAAGAAATTAAATGCAAATGTGCAAGTGTgatatgaactcagcaaaaaaagaaatgtccctttttcaggaccctgtctttcaaagataatttgtaaaaatccaaataacttcacagatcttcattgtaaagggtttaaacactgtttccatgcttgttcaatgaaccataaacgattaatgaacatgcacctgtggataggtcgttaagacactaacagcttacagacagcaggcaattaaggtcacagttatgaaaacttagaacaccaaagaggcctttctactgactctgaaaaacaccaaaagaaagatgcccagggtccctgctcatctgggtgaatgtgccttaggcatgctgcaaggaggcatgaggactgcagatgtggacagggcaataaattgcaatgtccgtactgtgagacgtctaagacagcgctacagggagacaggatggacagctgatcgtcctcgcattggcagaccacgtgtaacaacacctgcacaggatcggtacatccgaacatcacacctgcgggataggtacaggatggcaacaacatctGCCCGAGttgcaccaggaacgcacaatccctccatctgtgctcagactgtccgcaataggcagagagaggctggactgagggcttgtaggcctgttgtaaagcaggtcctcaccagatatcaccggcaacaacgtcgcctatgggcaaaaACCCACCATTGCtgtaccagacaggactggcaaaaagtgctcttcactgacgagttgcggttttgtctcaccaggggagatggtcggatttgcgtttatcgtcgaaggaatgagcgttacaccgaggcctgtactctggagtgggatcgatttggaggtggagggtccgtcatggtctggggcggtgtgtcacagcatcatcggactgagcttgttgtcattgcaggcaatctcaacactgtgcgttacagggaagacatcctcctccctcatgtggtacccttcctgcaggctcatcctgacatgaccctccagcatgagaaTGCCACCacccatactgctcattctgtgcgtgatttcctgcaagacaggaatgtcagtgttctgctatggccagcgaagagcccggatctcaatcccattgtgcacgtctgggacctgttggatcggagggtgagggctagggcaattccccccagaaatgtccgggaacttgcaggtgccttggtggaagagtggggtaacatctcacagcaagaacaggcaaatctggtgcagtccatgaggaggagatgcactgcagtacttaatgcagttggTAGCCacgccagatactgactgttacttttgattttgaccctccctttgttcagggacacattattcaatttctgttagtcacatgtctgtggaacatgttcagttcatgtctcagttgttcaATCTTGTTATgtccatacaaatatttacacatgttaaggttgctgaaaataaacgcagttgacagtgagaggacgtttctttttttgctgagtttacttttAATTCTGCGTCCAATTAGTTGTATTTTCCACGTAACATTACGAGGATCACGCAACCTGATAGACTATAACTGTAATTATGATCCACGTCACAAAAAGTATAATCAAAAATAAATATTAACGTCTTGGTATTAAATGGAGTCGGGGGTTTAGAAGACTGCGCGATTGAGAATGAATGAGTGTCCGGTATTAGCTATAGAGGCAATGCTTCTAAAATGCCTTTGCATTAGATTTGAGATTTTATCAATTTAGAAAATCTGAAATGATGTATGCcctacaaagaaatacaataGGCACCTTTacataggctgaaacacctgattCTTCTAGCGAATAGCATTtagattccctttgcggtagcctacttAAGCTTTGTGTACCCAGTTTGCAGTCTGTGTCGATGCGATCTTTTGTTtttatgttttcaaaatgatttAGCTTTTAGTGTTGATTAGGAACCGTTTCTAAAAAGCCAATACTTGTGAGCTGGCCCTAGTGATTGGATCTTGTTAGTGACTTTTACCATATGTGTAAATAGAATGCTGTCAAGATAGAATTCCAACCTTTTATAGACTTGATTTGGTACAATTCTGTAATTGCGATCAGACTCATAAACAGCGCGCACACGAGCGTGGTAGGGGAAAGAAAATCCAAATTCGGTGAGTTGAATCTCCAATTTGCCGTGCGCGTCTGGTACTCTAAAAAGTTGTACAGGGTTGGCAGGTCTGTTATTAGATACTAAGAATACGTTAATATAGAACGCAAACCATTTGAGAGAGGTGCTAACTAACATTACATTACCTCAGAAATCGAATTAAATGAAAGTCGCACACCCATATCTTATTGCAGTGGTAGAATACCAGTCATTTGTTGAATAATGCTTTTTCATGGTCAGTAAGGATATTCTATTTTGTTCTGGTCAGTGTTTTGTGTTCTCTAGGTGGTCCAGGCACTTTCTAGTCTACGGTCACTGTGTTGCCAGTTTTGTTTCTATGGTTAGTACATTGTGTTCTCAGGGATGTCCAGGAGTATAGTGTGAGTCGCTTATGTACCTATGTGTGACCAGTGGGACGCAGTGCGCTGGTCACAGACCTGGACTTTgacaggcctcacaaccgcagactacgtgtaaccatgccagctcaggacctccacatctggcttcttcacctgcgggatcgtctcaGACTAGCCACCCCGACAGCTGATGAAAGTATTTCGGCTCATGAaagtatttcagtctgtaataaatcccttttttgggggaaaaactcattcttattggctgggcctggttccCCAATGGGTGGGCCTTTTCCCCAAGTGGGtcggcctatgccctcccaggcccacccatggctgcacccctgcccagttgtGTGAatttccatagattagggcctagtgaatttatttcaattgactgatttccttatatgaactgtaactcagtaaactcgttgaaattgttgcatgttgcatttatacttttgttcagtatatataataCCGACTGGGACTATGTCCATGTTAAAACCAGGCCTTCAGTGTCCGGTCTGGACGGAGTAAAACCTCTAGCTTACATAAAATTGTTTCAACTTATTTCTATCATAGGTAAAGATtccaagcagtacatctctccaTTATAGCGTAAATCTAcataaatgtgttcaattataaatCTACTAATGTCTTGCCAGATTCcttacatgaatacaatgccaAAAAAGATGCAACACCGTTTTTGGGTGGTCATTACAAAAAGTACAATTTGAATTTATGTTTTTCTTAAACTTCTTCATATAGTGGTTTGCAGGATAATAGTTATGATTAATTTAAAAATAAACTTCCTTCATTTTGTTAATAACTAGGTATGTGTGGCAACATCCAAACTTTTTTCCAACAGATATTATAGACATTATCAACAAAACCATTCCAATAAGGCAtggctgtcacgattcccaccgacggtggcgccccctcctgctcgggtggcgctcggcggtcgtcgtcaccggcctattagctactacCGATCCCCTTTTTGGTTTTCCTTTTTTTGGGTTTTgggcacctgtggccaattagctattagagggggtatttagtttagctggcccgtccgttgtttgtgcgggattaatttTGTTCATTGACGACGTGTTGTTCGTCGGCTTTACCTGGTCgtctatttgtatttattcccTATGGTTGGGAACTTTTGTTTATCcagtgttattaaaaacaccactccctgtgttcgctgcttcctgcgcctcattcctcctaccCGACTACCGAAGCCATTACAATGGCATAAGGTATAGATACAACTTCCTGCTGAAACAAGGCTCGTATAGCtctattgttgttgttgaatggaccaaaagaAAAACAAATCTTTCCTACTGATGAGTCAACAGGGTTAATCGTAGGTATGTTCTGAGTGTCAGGTCTTGACGCGTTCCAGAATAATAAAGCAACACGTGATGGAATGGCATCTAAAACCATTGCAAAATCTTTAGGTGTTACAGGGATCTTTTAAAGTGCTAAGAATTCCTTCTAATTAAGTAAAAGACACTCTGCATTTACAAGTTGGCTCACCAACGGGATATTATTTCAGAACaaatattctaaaaacaaagaAGTATTTTTATACAATATGTCCCTATTATTCCATATATAATATCTGTGTGGATAAAAATGATGCTTAGAAATTAAGGGCCATGACAAGAAAACCTCCCGGTGAAAAGCAGCGTTTCACTGTAACTTTGTCAATACTATAATTGCAAACCAACATGAAGTTAAGACCACCAAAAGTAGAGAAGACATGATGAGGAATAAAGTTCTACATAGTAGTGGGTCTTCTTTGGAATTGTTTTATCCAATTGATCTTAAAAGTAGTAAAGTCCAGAAAATGCAGCCCACCATACTCATAAGTGTTCATTGCAACACTTTTCGTATTGTAATAGGTACGGTTTCTCCACAGAACGTTTAAAAGCATCTGGTCTATCTCTGCTTATTTTACTGCCAAGATATAAAGATAGAGCAGCATATGCTAGCTTAGACATACCCTCAGTCTTGGTTATTAGTACTCTTCCTTTTAAAGATAAGTCCCTCTATAGCCATTCATTTAGCTTcttctgttttaaaaaaaataatagggTTAAAATGTAGCAAGCCTCTAGACTTCTAATCCTTAGTAATGGTTATGCCTAAATATGTAAGCTCTTCTTTCACTGGAATACCATCATATGAGGGTGTCACACAATCTTTGACAGCCATGAGTTCACATTCATTCATGTTAAGACATAGACCAGATGCTTTGGAAAAGGACTGTATCACATTGACCGATATGAGAATCTGACTAGGGTCTTTTCAGAAAAAGTATCATCAGCCAGCTGGCTTATAATAATTTCTTTACCAGCTGTGGAAATACCTTGTATAAGACTATAATTTAAATAATTTGTAAGAAGTTGGGTGATTAATAAAAACAGATACGGTGAGATAGTACAACCTTGCCTAATTCCTCTGTTTAACTCAAATCTAGGTGAAGAGCCATGTTTCAGTTTGATAGCGCTGTTACCATTCGTATAGACAGCTTTAATAGCCTTACAGAAAAAATCCCGAAAGTCAAATTTCTCAAGGGAGTGGAAGAGCAACTAATGCTCTACTGTgtcaaatgttttttaaaaatcaAAAAAATAATATGAAGCTATCCTCGGTTATTAGGTCTGAGTAGTCAATTATGTCTAGTACTTGTGTGAGAATGTTAGAAATATGTCTGTTCCTTATAAAGCCAGACTGTGTTTCATCAATGATGGCATCCAGGACTTCTTTAATTATGTTTGCAAGTAGTATGGCTAATATATTATAGTCATTATTAAGAAGACAAATTGGATGCCAGTTATCGATGAATAGCCCTTATTTTTTGGGCTTAGGTATCAGTGTTATAAACCCCTGACTCATTGTAGGAGGGAGAACATTGTTTTTAATACTCTCTAAAAAAGAGTTAAATTAGTAAGGGAGCTTCTTGTTCAGATAATACTTGTAAAATTCTGATGTAATTCCATAAATACCTGGGGATTTATTGTTCTTTAGATGTTTGATAGACTCAATAATCTCTTCAACTATGACGGGTTCATCACACTGTTTAGATTCTGTATCACTGATACAGTGAACATTATTAAGTGAGTCAAAATACATATCTGTGGATTCCTTAGAGTACATAGAGCTATACATTTTCCTGTACAAATTGCTACAGTAGTTAGCGATACGTTTTTGGTCATCTGTAATAACACCATCAATGTTTAACTTATGGGTAGTGTTATTTGTAGAGTGACACTTCTCAAGTCTAAAGAAATAGGTTGAATTCTGTTCTCCCTTCCCAAGCAGTTTTTTCCTAGATCTAATAAAGGCTCTTTGTGCTTttaatctacagttgaagtcggaagtttacatacacttaggttggagtcattaaaattcgtttttcaaccactccacaaatttcttgttaacaaactatagttttggcaagtcggttaggacatctactttgtgcgtgagacaagtcatttttccaacaattgtttacagacagattatttcacttagaattcactgtatcacaattccagtgggtcataatGATCACCTTTTCCTCCTCAGCTCTTCTGGTCTTAACAAGATTACCACCATATTTTCTAAGGTATTTGGCCATGTCAAATTTAAAGAGCTCCCAGTTCTTGCAATAAGATTTTTCTTCACAAGCCCTTTCCCAAAAGTGTGAGAGCAGCGCTTTAACCTCAAACTTAACTATATAATAAGGAGCTATTTAGCTTCCAGTAGGACGCTCTACCAAGGTTAGTATCAGGGGTAAATATTTTGACACCATGAATGGCCCTATGGTCTGAGGGAAATAGTACAAATATTTTTAGTAACACAAATATTTGTAGTAATACACGAGCAATACAATTCGATATAAGCCAAAAATCTATTCCGGACTGTCTGGAACCTGTTTTGTCACTCCAAGTGAATGATCTGTCTGCCCGGAAATCTCTCTCCATATATCAGTAAGATCAAACTTGTCCATAAAAAGTATTAAACCCAAATTCTGATTGGTTGGCCTACCTGGGGGCCATCTAAATTGAATTATCTATAGGAATGTTAAAGTCCCCTCCTCTCAATAATAACGAATTGTGAAATTTAGATAACCAATGAAGTATATGTTTCTCTACAGATTCAAGCAACTCATCATTCTCATGTTTGGTGTTGTACCCGTAGAAGTTTACAGTAATGAGTGTAATGTCATTGTAACTGATCACAAGACAAATAAAGTGACCAAAGGGGTCACAGTCCGAGTGTACAATATTACCACCAAAGGTATTTCTCATTGTAATGACCCCAGCCGAGCGTTCAAAGCCATGGGGAAGTCAAATATCGTTGCCCCATTGTGACTTCCAGAAGTTGGCATCAGCAGAAATTGAGTGCGACTCctggaaaaaaaacaaaaatctgtTCGAAGTTGTTTAGCAAATAAAAATAAGGCCTTGCGCTTCACATTGTTTCGTAACCCCctagacaaagacaaaacaacaaagataatATAAACTGTAGGATGAGTCAAAAACGTAGGAGCAGTGAATATAAGCTATAAGGAACCGAGATCTTCACCATTTAAGTCAACTTAAAGTGAAAATAGCTGATGCATAGGAAAAGTGATCATAGAAAATCTaaagtacaaaaatatatattatatataatatatatatatatatatacacattcctTTCTCATTTGGAAATAAGtattaataaataaatagaacAATAACAGCGTAAAGTAAGTCAGAGCAGACCTGTATGCCCCTTTAAAACAGTATCTTAGTCACTGTATGCATAAA
The DNA window shown above is from Salmo salar chromosome ssa13, Ssal_v3.1, whole genome shotgun sequence and carries:
- the LOC123726164 gene encoding uncharacterized protein — its product is MNAPHPLPAEHLPSPSLTELLENSTCLAGAKGTVYQSPLPHANTAGGRLGVQCGDGCSETVFLLSGHDQRIHLYKENSSFHQIEEQPVERLIPELPSNVLWLDVLSIPGGRRLSASCQNSCVGLALVDQTVPVGRSALVTDLDFDRPHNRRLRVTMPAQDLHIWLLHLRDRLRLATPTADESISAHESISVCNKSLFWGKNSFLLAGPGSPMGGPFPQVGRPMPSQAHPWLHPCPVV